In the Desulfonatronovibrio hydrogenovorans DSM 9292 genome, one interval contains:
- a CDS encoding transposase produces MSYPLQFKENVVKMVLTGTDSQAQIAKDMGVPGSTMRYWLKKAQSTGDTIMAKHEKRPQDWSSKEKLDALLESAKLTDEQLGAWCRQKGIHTHHLEKWKKEFSKDQSRNKGNNVRQLKKEVKDLQKELNRKDKALAETTALLVLKKKVDALWGGNRDD; encoded by the coding sequence ATGTCTTACCCTTTGCAATTTAAAGAAAACGTGGTCAAAATGGTACTTACAGGGACTGACTCTCAAGCCCAGATCGCCAAGGACATGGGAGTTCCAGGTTCAACCATGCGATACTGGCTTAAAAAAGCACAAAGCACTGGAGATACCATTATGGCCAAACATGAGAAACGTCCACAGGACTGGTCCTCAAAAGAAAAGCTCGATGCCCTGCTTGAATCTGCCAAGCTTACAGACGAACAGCTGGGAGCCTGGTGCAGACAAAAAGGAATACATACTCATCATCTGGAGAAATGGAAAAAAGAATTCTCCAAGGATCAATCAAGGAACAAAGGCAATAATGTCCGTCAGCTTAAAAAAGAAGTCAAAGATCTTCAAAAAGAGCTTAACCGCAAGGACAAGGCTTTAGCTGAAACAACGGCCCTTCTGGTGCTCAAAAAAAAAGTGGATGCCCTCTGGGGGGGCAACAGGGACGACTGA
- a CDS encoding cupin domain-containing protein: MQTIFSPAESRKYQDHPKFAGVGMAMLVAQGKSDLVSVSELVIDPGVAVPVHTHEIQADSIYIVSGQGEALVNQDWTAVGPGDHILVLPGTEHGIRNTGTSPLRLFVHHSPPLY; the protein is encoded by the coding sequence ATGCAAACCATATTTTCTCCTGCAGAATCAAGGAAATACCAGGATCATCCCAAATTTGCCGGGGTGGGGATGGCCATGCTGGTGGCCCAGGGCAAGTCAGATCTGGTCAGTGTATCCGAACTGGTCATTGACCCTGGGGTGGCTGTGCCGGTCCACACCCACGAAATTCAGGCTGATTCCATCTACATAGTATCAGGCCAGGGAGAGGCCCTGGTCAACCAGGACTGGACTGCTGTGGGTCCGGGCGATCATATCCTTGTGCTGCCCGGAACGGAGCATGGCATCCGCAACACTGGAACCAGTCCTTTGAGGCTGTTTGTCCATCACAGCCCACCATTATACTGA
- a CDS encoding flavodoxin family protein, whose amino-acid sequence MQILVLYYSRSGNTKKLAQAIAQGVETVDGAKAVLKSTAEVSKEDFQNAKGIIAGSPVYFGVMAADLKRVFDEFVSLRKKMEGKVGAAFATSGDPTGGKETTMFSIIQAMMIYGMVIVGDPMSATGHYGTACEGEPDEKARENGAKLGARVAEIAGKLGQ is encoded by the coding sequence ATGCAGATCCTGGTTTTATACTATTCCAGGTCCGGGAACACCAAAAAACTGGCCCAGGCCATTGCCCAGGGAGTGGAAACTGTAGATGGAGCCAAGGCTGTCCTGAAGAGTACGGCTGAGGTGAGTAAGGAGGATTTTCAGAATGCCAAGGGGATCATTGCCGGGTCTCCGGTCTATTTCGGGGTCATGGCTGCTGATCTGAAAAGGGTGTTTGACGAGTTTGTCAGCCTGAGAAAAAAGATGGAAGGCAAGGTCGGAGCAGCCTTTGCCACCTCAGGAGACCCCACCGGTGGCAAGGAAACCACCATGTTTTCCATTATCCAGGCCATGATGATCTACGGCATGGTCATTGTGGGTGATCCCATGAGTGCCACTGGCCACTATGGTACGGCCTGCGAAGGCGAGCCCGATGAAAAGGCCAGGGAAAACGGGGCCAAGCTGGGGGCCAGGGTGGCAGAAATTGCTGGAAAGCTTGGTCAGTAG
- a CDS encoding CerR family C-terminal domain-containing protein yields MKNTQKHNGDVKIRLIEAAGQIFAEYGYKAATIRMICTRAGAHVGAVNYHFRDKQGLFAAVLQYAHQWSVRKYPPDLGLKDRATPEDRLRAFIRSFLLRILGDGVPDWHGRLITREIIQHSEALDPMVTNSIQPLYIYLKEIMDQLLDSDPADQSCQEQAFLCAMSVLGQCLNHFTGQNIVSRIKPEGFNQLDIEGITEHITRFSLGGIQDIKRRKNEHIP; encoded by the coding sequence TTGAAAAATACCCAAAAACATAATGGAGACGTCAAAATCCGGCTGATTGAGGCGGCCGGCCAGATCTTTGCTGAATACGGCTACAAAGCCGCCACCATCAGGATGATCTGCACCAGGGCCGGAGCCCATGTGGGTGCAGTCAATTACCATTTCAGGGACAAACAGGGCCTTTTTGCTGCTGTGCTCCAGTATGCCCACCAGTGGTCGGTCCGCAAATATCCCCCTGACCTGGGCCTTAAAGACAGGGCCACTCCGGAAGACCGGCTCAGGGCCTTTATCCGCTCTTTTTTGCTGCGCATCCTGGGTGATGGGGTTCCGGACTGGCACGGCCGGCTCATTACCCGGGAAATAATCCAGCATTCCGAGGCCCTGGACCCCATGGTTACAAACTCTATCCAGCCTTTATACATCTACCTCAAAGAAATCATGGACCAGCTTCTGGACAGCGATCCTGCTGACCAGAGCTGCCAGGAACAGGCCTTTCTCTGCGCCATGAGTGTTCTGGGCCAGTGCCTGAACCACTTTACCGGCCAGAACATTGTTTCCAGAATAAAACCAGAGGGGTTCAACCAGCTGGATATTGAGGGCATTACCGAGCATATAACCCGCTTTTCCCTGGGAGGCATCCAGGACATAAAAAGGAGGAAGAATGAACATATCCCGTAA
- a CDS encoding thiamine pyrophosphate-dependent dehydrogenase E1 component subunit alpha, with product MNISRKKQQEMLWTMILSRKFSDSLVELCRIEGKIPGMMILSTGQEAVGSGVCAALEPSDVIITNHRSHNHLLAKGADPKGLMAEIFCKKTGCNKGKSGTLHLAVPEVNAPCTTTVVGATLPIAVGRAFAQQYQQEQAVTVCFFGDGAADEGSFHEALNLAALWQLPVIFVCENNLYAGAQRYEEHTRVKDMAERARAYDMPGIIVDGNDALAVYQATLEARQRALDGQGPTLMECKTYRCRGHGETDPQHYQPKDEIRAWQEKCPIPRLGDLLIKSGVITAAKLEEMESMAGNIVEEAVHFAEESPYPEPHEALEDVYV from the coding sequence ATGAACATATCCCGTAAAAAGCAGCAGGAAATGCTCTGGACCATGATCCTGTCCAGAAAGTTCTCTGACTCCCTGGTGGAGCTGTGCAGGATCGAGGGCAAGATTCCAGGGATGATGATCCTGTCCACCGGTCAGGAAGCTGTGGGCTCAGGGGTCTGTGCCGCCCTGGAGCCAAGCGACGTGATCATCACCAACCACCGCAGCCACAACCACCTTCTGGCCAAGGGAGCCGACCCCAAGGGGCTGATGGCGGAAATTTTCTGCAAAAAAACCGGCTGCAATAAAGGCAAGAGCGGGACCCTGCATCTGGCTGTGCCTGAGGTTAATGCCCCCTGCACCACCACTGTGGTCGGGGCAACCCTGCCCATTGCCGTGGGCCGGGCCTTTGCCCAGCAGTACCAACAGGAGCAGGCAGTAACTGTCTGCTTTTTCGGTGACGGTGCAGCAGATGAAGGCTCATTCCACGAAGCCCTGAACCTGGCTGCCCTGTGGCAGCTCCCGGTCATATTTGTCTGCGAAAACAACCTCTATGCCGGGGCCCAGCGTTATGAAGAACACACCAGGGTCAAGGACATGGCTGAACGGGCCAGGGCCTATGACATGCCCGGCATTATTGTTGACGGCAACGATGCCCTGGCTGTGTACCAGGCCACCCTGGAAGCCAGGCAGCGGGCCCTGGACGGACAAGGCCCGACCCTTATGGAATGCAAGACCTACCGCTGCCGGGGCCACGGTGAAACCGATCCCCAGCACTACCAGCCAAAGGATGAGATCAGGGCCTGGCAGGAAAAATGCCCTATTCCAAGGCTTGGTGACCTGCTCATCAAGTCCGGGGTGATCACTGCTGCTAAGCTGGAGGAAATGGAATCCATGGCCGGAAATATCGTGGAAGAGGCTGTTCATTTTGCTGAGGAAAGCCCGTATCCAGAGCCCCATGAAGCCCTGGAAGATGTTTATGTTTAG
- a CDS encoding alpha-ketoacid dehydrogenase subunit beta gives MQKLGMGQAVNQALKEEMHRDPNVFIAGEGVGVSIHVNPMFPTHGLLEEFGPGRVKDTPVSEAAIAGLAVGAAETGLRPVVEIMFNPFFTLASDMIVNHAAKLRYLSGGKSSFPLVVRIKSGAGFGAGCQHSHNLEAWAAHCPGLKVVMPATAADAKGLLKSAIRDDNPVIFIEHMGLYFAPMPVPEQDYLTPLGQADIKRPGQDLTVVTWSGMLGVAMGAAEKLSQEGIEMEIVDLRTLTPLDRKTILASVEKTGRLIVLHEATRTGGFAGEIAAVVMEEGFRYLKAPLRRVTGPDIPVPASPPLEKFYIPDQNDLIQAAREIL, from the coding sequence ATGCAGAAATTAGGAATGGGACAGGCCGTAAACCAGGCCTTGAAAGAAGAAATGCACCGCGACCCCAATGTATTCATCGCCGGGGAAGGCGTTGGAGTGAGCATCCATGTCAACCCCATGTTTCCCACCCACGGCCTCCTGGAAGAGTTTGGACCGGGCAGGGTCAAAGACACCCCTGTTTCCGAGGCAGCCATTGCCGGCCTGGCTGTGGGCGCAGCTGAAACAGGGCTCAGGCCTGTGGTGGAGATCATGTTCAATCCTTTTTTCACCCTGGCCTCGGATATGATCGTCAACCACGCAGCCAAGCTCAGATACCTGTCCGGGGGCAAATCATCCTTTCCCCTGGTGGTCCGGATCAAAAGCGGAGCCGGATTCGGAGCCGGATGCCAGCATTCCCACAATTTAGAAGCCTGGGCTGCTCACTGCCCGGGGCTCAAAGTGGTCATGCCCGCAACTGCGGCTGATGCCAAAGGCCTGTTAAAGTCGGCCATCCGGGATGACAATCCAGTGATCTTTATTGAACATATGGGACTTTATTTCGCACCCATGCCGGTACCAGAACAGGACTACCTGACTCCTCTGGGCCAGGCCGATATCAAGCGGCCAGGCCAAGACCTGACCGTGGTCACCTGGTCCGGGATGCTGGGCGTGGCCATGGGCGCAGCTGAAAAACTGAGCCAGGAAGGCATTGAAATGGAAATCGTTGACCTGCGCACCCTGACCCCGTTGGACCGGAAAACCATCCTGGCTTCAGTTGAAAAAACCGGCAGACTGATTGTCCTGCACGAAGCCACCCGGACCGGCGGTTTTGCCGGGGAAATCGCAGCCGTGGTCATGGAGGAGGGATTCAGGTATCTCAAAGCCCCTTTAAGGCGGGTCACCGGACCGGACATCCCGGTCCCGGCCAGCCCTCCCCTGGAGAAATTCTACATCCCTGATCAAAACGACCTGATCCAGGCTGCCCGGGAGATCCTGTAA
- a CDS encoding Mth938-like domain-containing protein, translating to MIEKYSFGRMRIMGQNYTDDLKIIKGRVIPGWWRQNGHRVLVEDVQDILDAQPEYLVIGRGRPGLLRVDPGLRSELEEQGPQLIELSTARAVQEFNRLYAEGRNVAAGFHLSC from the coding sequence ATGATTGAAAAATATTCTTTTGGCAGGATGCGGATCATGGGGCAAAACTATACCGATGACTTGAAGATCATCAAGGGCCGGGTCATTCCGGGATGGTGGCGCCAGAACGGGCACAGGGTCCTGGTGGAAGATGTCCAGGACATCCTTGATGCTCAGCCGGAATATCTGGTCATAGGCAGGGGCAGACCAGGGCTGCTGCGGGTTGATCCGGGCTTAAGGTCTGAGCTTGAAGAGCAGGGCCCTCAGTTGATTGAGCTGAGTACAGCCAGGGCAGTCCAGGAGTTCAACCGGCTTTATGCAGAAGGCCGTAATGTGGCCGCCGGATTTCATTTGAGCTGCTGA